CGGGGACGTGTTGCGGCTGTCCGCTATACTATTGGTGCCGTCGCCGCTattcttttctgcttcccAAAGCAATTCATCCTCAGCAGCGTGCTTTTCCCATCCGGGGGGTCTATCATCTTCAGGGAGATACTTGTAGTAACGGGGACGGAGGTAAAAGACAAACGCGCGTCCCGGACCTTTTCGTGTCACCTCCGGGACGCAATCTGGTCGATCCTTGGTTGTAATTTCGGAAAGCTTCAAGGTGACCTGACGATTCGAAATTGTTGGATTATCCTCCAAAAACTGGTTGATTAGCTTGGCTCTCTCCAAAGTCCCATACGCTGAAATACGTCGGCAGAAATCTGGGAAGACCTCATCAGGAATACTCATTCGTTTATTTCCTTGAGAGGTAACGCGCGGCTTGAGCTGACCGTTGGCCAGTTTCATCATTGCCGTTTGCCTGGAAAGACTGGGGCTGGACTCTACTTTCATAGAGTGTCCAGAGTCTATCTTACGTTTCTTATTCTTCTTCTTATCGGCATGTTTCTCAGGATGTTCCGCGGCTTCTTTCAATAACCGCCTGCGAGCCTCCAGTCGTTTCGAACAGAGCTTGGTGTTGGATGTTGTGCACGCATCACAAACTCCACAGGGAGGAATCCTCAATACGGCCATATTGATGCGAGCTTCAGTCTCGACACCTTCTTTCACAGCTTGCACACCGACATCATCTTTCGGTGTGGTCGGGCCACCAGCTTTAAGAGTAATGCTACTGTAGTTGACGTACTGGTCCCCACGAAAAATTCCTTCTTTGGTCTCCTCGGCAACAGCTAAACAGTTTTGCATCTGTACTTCAATCTCTCGGAAGCGGGTAATGGATGCGTTGCGGTCTCGGAGCCTCTCGGTCATTATTTGTCGGGCGTCTTCTGACAAGGTTCCCAAGGGAGGTGGGACTTCTCCATTCATTTGAGCTTCGCGAAATTGAACGTCGTAaaaatccatttctttgATTGCATCCAGGGCCTTCTGCGCAGCGACGACATTCGCCGGCCTCTTATTCTTTAGTGCCTTCTCACGAGCTTcgagttccttttccatttgcCTCATTCGGTAATCGCAGCGCTTCCCAATTGCCTGTACTGTCATACCTTGGGTTGAATGCTGAAATTTGAGACGTCCATCAGTGCGAATCTCCTCGCGGACGGAATCCCAATTACCGTATCCGTGTTTGTCGACGGCAGATAGCAGTGCTCGATCCTGCTCTAGAGCAAAGGGAGTGGTTCCTTTATTAGCAAAGACCATATCATCTCTAGGGTTTTCAAAAGTGTTAACGAACTTTGCGAGGAGAGACTtgagtttcttttgcttcgcCAGCTTCTTTTCCCCTCGGTCGATATTACCAACGAGGCGTTCCCACTCGCTTTCGAGTTCAGTCGGTCCATAGGCCCAAAATGATTTACTGTAAGCAGCGATTTCGACTTCTGGCATGTCCAACTCGTTGGCGATGCCACTGATGTCATCACGCCCATACTTCGCAGCTGCCTTGACAAAGGCGTAATATTGACTTCTACTCCAGTCCCCAAATCCTTCAGCCAAGAGCTCTAGCTTTTCTTGTCCCAGCTCGTCGGGTAACAACGTCCTCTTCCGTTCCATAAACTCTTTCGGTGGAAGCTCACCAGCCTCTCTAAGCGCAGCGTAAGTCTCGAACTCAAGCCTTCCCAAGTCCAAGAGGCGTTCGCGATTGTAAAAATGATGGTCTTCCATTTGTGGAATACGTAGACATTTAGGTAGTTTGATCCGGCGATTATTTACCACCATTGACTTCTTCGATATGATGATAGGATTATAGCTCGTGGGAGGCGGTCGGCGTTCTCGCTTTCCCATTGAATCTGCAGCTAGCATGCGGAGATGATCGCGTAGATCTTTGTCACTGTAATCCACGCCCTCGAACGTCTGCGCTGATATTCCCCCGTCCAGGCGAAAGTCCAGAAGATCGCCTTTGTCCCGTGTCTGGATCTTTTCGGCAAGCTCCTTGGTCTTGGCCGCTctgaaagacgaagaaaagaaaagatgAAACTGTGTCAGAAGATTCTCCGGCATCCTTCGCGTCCGCTTGTGGTACTCTCAACCCGACCTGCTACCACGTACCCACGCTCCAAAATCACGTCAATATCGTCATCGGTGATTGTAGACTCTTCGGATCGAAAGACCGTATCCGCACCAAATCGAACGGCGGCCATGATTTCGTCCTTGGTCACCTTGTCTTGATCTTTCAGTCGCCCTTGCTGCACAACCATTGCGTCCAGCTTGAGCTTTTGCTGAGCGCGTTCCacaatcttttcttcaacagTATTCTCAGAGACCAAACGAAACACATTGACtggtttcttttgtccaaggCGATGACAGCGATCCTGGGCTTGCAAGTCTTGTTGTGGGTTCCAGTCCGAATCATACAAGATGCACGTGTCGGCTGTCTGCAGGTTAATTCCGAGACCTCCCGCACGGGTCGACAACAAGAAACAAAACTTATCGGTGCCTTCCCGATTAAATTCGTCAATGGAGCTCTCGCGGTCATCGTAATTGGTGTTGCCGTCAATGCGACAATATTGGTATCCACGCATAACCATAAAATCCTCAAGAATATCGAGCACGCGCGTCATTTGAGTAAAGATCAAAACACGGCTCCCACGGCTCTTCAATCGCTTGAGTAGCTTGTCGACCATGCTCAACTTTCCACAATTCTCGACCAAATGCTCTCCAAGTGGATCCAAAGTCCGGTCTTCGACTCCTTCGAACAAATACGGGTGACCGCAGCACTTCCGCAACTGCATGACAATGTTGAGAACGGCGGTTCTGTTCTTGCCCGAGACTTTGCCCGTGATACTATCCAAATCACGCAAGAGGAGCTTTTTGTAGAGCTGTTTCTGGATTTTGGACATTCCAACCATGAGAATGGTTTCCGTTTTCGGTGGCAACCCTTTGGCCACATCAGCTTTCAGACGACGCAACATGAACGGACGTAAAATCTTGTGCAACTGCGAAATCAtgttctttttggcttcttcatcgtcaatTTCCAGATCAAACCATTCGTCAAATTGGTCCGCCGACGAAAAGATATCGGGCAACAAGAAATTGAGCAAAGCCCAAAGCTCGTGGAGGTTGTTCTGTAACGGAGTGCTGTAGGTAAAAATTGGTGTGAAAATACAGAGGTGTGAGAAAACCGTAACGCCACGCTTCTACAACTCCAGCAACGCCAAAAATTAAACGACCAGCACGTACCCCGTCAAGAGCAAGCGATTCGACGTCCGGAACGACCGAACCGTCTTGCTGAACATGGAAGCATCGTTCTTGAGTCGGTGGGCTTCGTCGATTACGAGGTATTTCCACGTGAACTTCTGCAAAGTTTTGCGTTCCGCGTTGGCGACTTCGTAGGTAGTTACGCAGACATCCCAGGGACGCGGTGTGTCGGTATTGTCGTCGATCAATTCGCCCGATCCGTCCATAATTTGTCGATCCGGTCGACGACCATCGTGCGTGGCTGCTTCGTTGTGAAACATGTTGTCAATCATATATTCCCTTTCTTCCCGCGAGCCGTGGAACTTGATGGCCCGAAGCGACGGGCACCAACGTTTAAGTTCGTTCATCCAATTGGAAAGCGTAGATTTGGGGACACAGATCAGATGTGGTCCCTGTATGCGTAGAAATTCCCAGTGATACGCAAGGACGGAAATGGATTGCAAGGTCTTCCCCAAACCCATTTCGTCAGCGAGAATCCCGTTCAGCCCTTTTTCGGAAAGATGAATCATCCAGTTCAAAGCTTCGAGCTGGTAGGGCTTCAGGGTACCAAACTTGATCGAAGTGGGTTGCTTGGTCAAAAAGACGTGTCCGACTTCTGTttcgtcggcttcttcctcttcattCGAGTCGTCGTTGGACTCGGCCCCGTGTCGATGGTGTGCCTTGTTAGAGCTCGGCGACGCGGTGGACGTGCGCTTTTTTTTCGACTTTGCCGCGGCGGCCGCGGTCTCCTGGTCTTTGGCCTCGTCCGGTCCCTGCGGAATGGCACCGGATCCACCCTGCAGTTTCGCAAAAATGGAACTCTGCTGCAACAGATATTCCAAGCGCGCTTGTGCCTTGCGagcttcttccttgtcgaGTTTCCGGTGTTTGTTGGCCAAAGCCTGTTCCGCTTGCCGTTTCTTGGCGCGTCGTTCTTCCGTTTCCTGTCGTTGTTCTTCCCGCACTCGCTCCCGCTCGGCGCGCACTTCCGGATCGAGATTTTCCAACTGCTGGATCCGTCGACGTTCGCGTTCGGCTTCCTTGTCTTCGCGTTCCGTTTCGATGCGCTGCCGGGCGCCCCGCGAGGCGTGGCCTTCGCCGTCCTGTACGGTGAGGGCGGCCCGGCGGGCCTCGACTTCCGCAGCCGCCGCCGCGTCCGCCTCGGCCGATTCGTTGTCGAAGCGCTCGCGGTCCCGGGCTTCCGACTCCAAGTACGGCGCTTTGATCGATGACGACATGGTCTTCCAACGTGCCGATAACTGCACAGAGTCCACAGGAATAAGAGCGGGGTCAGTCAAGGAGGAGAGTCACATATCCACCGAGACAAAGATTGGGTACCGGCCGCAGTCCACGAGTCGTTGGGACCCGTTATTGAGGCACCGTCGGGGGTGTGccttgacgacaacaacaacaacaacaacaacaacaacaacaatatcTACTCACCTCCGTCATGGCGTCTCCCATCGAGGCCGTGGGTCCCAACTGAGCCCGTACTTTGGAGAGTTGATCTCCTTGATAGAACAAAAAGGCCGACTTGGCCTTGCGCACGTGGGGCGCCATGCTCTGTCTAGTACAGGAAAAACAATACTAGCGCAACACAGACTGAATCACTCTATCTATTCCACGTCCTCGCACAAGACTGCTACTTCAccgctttcgttttctctGGATATTCCCGCCACTGCAGTGTGCACACTACTAGTACTGACTTATAGTGAAACAAACGAAACAGTCTAGAGTCAACCCAGTGCAAAATGAAAGCAATCCCACCGACGGTACGCAAGCCTAACATTCACGACGACATTGGAGGCGTCGGCCCGGGCACTGCCGACCGAACGGGGCCTCGCAAGTCTCCCTCACACCCAACAATCTCCCCGCCGCAACTCCCGACCAAAGCCACGGCGTGGCTCGAGACCGAGACTGTATCAAGGCGGAATCACACCGTGAAACTCACAGGAATTAGTGTAACCCTAATTATTAGAGAGTCGATAGACTAGGGATTCTGCCGTTCTCTGTGCGACATGTGTAGAGCCAATCGTATGCAATAGAAACCTAACCTACGATCCATTGAAACCCTAGAGAACGACCCTGCTAATCGGGGTTCCCAATCGACTTTTGTAGAACGGCTGAAAAGTTCCTATCTTTGCAGTATGGTGTACTTTTTTGCGCCTATTCGAGCTAGCTAAAGGGTGTGGTGTAGTCATGAGAACACACAGGAACACACATATCACGACTGCTCGACATCACTCCGGAGAGGGATCCCTCGGGAGCGTTGTCTCTGCTTGCCATCGAAGTATCCTTCCCTCCTTCTGCACCATCTAATTAGAGGTCCAAGCACAGGTTGTCCAATCTCAGTTCCACAGATCTACAGTCATTCATTGATTGGTTCCATGACGCTTCCAGTACTGGCGCGATCCGAAACGGCTTTGTCCTACGCGGGTTTGCTGTTGACCGGTATCACCCTCGTCTGGAAAACGGTCGGGCTGTCCGTTATCCCCGGCTTTGACGCCATTTGGGGATCCTCACAATATCCCCAACGCGGCGATCGATTTCCCAACTCGTCGGCGACTTTTTCCTTCTCCTGGGATGCTTATTATCTCCTCTTGTATGGAATCATTGGTTGCTACGCCCAATGGAACGCCCTGCAACTAACAACTAGTCAGACGACCTGGAAAAGCACTGAAACGGGGACGCCTATAAGGGGACGGAAGCAAACTACCGCGACGGCTCGACAAGCGCGCAAGTACGGCATTTTCCACGTAATCATGGGCGTCCACCATACCGTTTGGAGTTGCACGCGATCCTGGGGGCGGTTGGGGCTGGAACGGTTTCAACTTCCACTCAATTACGGCTACCTGCCCTTCACCGCCGGTTCCTTGTGCTGCACCTACCACGGATGGAAATTGACACAAACCAAGGCTGGTACCGGTAACGAGGACCAGACGACACCGTTGGACGAAACGATTCGTCACAAAACACTGTTGGACACTGCCTCGATCCTCTCCTGTATTCCACTCTTTTGCTTTTTACCACTCAACTGGTTTCCTAATATAGAGCGGAACCGTACATTTGAGCGGAACGTGTGGATGGCCACCGTCTGGGCGCCCGGATGCTTGTTTGCCTACGATGCCATATATCACTACTATTACTCCTCCAACTCCGATCCGAATCACAGCCGAAGTaacgaaacaaacaaagAATCGAAATTGGAGTAGCGAAGAGGCCTTTTTCACGAAAGAATGATTTTTGAATGGGTATTTCGTTTTCCTATGGACGGTTTGGCAAACTGATCCATGGATCGGAATAAGAAAAAATTGCCACAACGACCATTCCATAATTGAAAGAACCTGTACGTAGACTTTGAACAGGCTACCGTCACGTCAGATGTAACTCGCTTCCTGGAATCGCGGCATTACCCCGTGTTGACTTGTCAGTAGTTCGGTATAGCCTTTCCTCCCCTTTAATGATtccatcttcttcaacatccCCCCAGTCGTTTCGACCCAAACGCCTCGGCCGTCGTCGACTTCGTTGCTCTTGCATGCTTTGTGACACTCTCTCATCGCGACTGATCAAGTCCACATCCGCCAAGACTTGCGTTTGTTCCAGCCACGTTTCCATGGTCGTAGCATCTCCTAGAGCGGCCACGAGCGGCGCAAACAGGCTGTGAAATTCCAACGGTGACAAGGCAAACAAGGCATCGGCGCCCTCGACAATTAAATCGTGCTCGCCCACGAAATATAGTGTTTCAAAGGCGACGGCCCGAAATGCCTTACGGGCGCGTCTGGGGACACACCATTTGTCGGCCACGGCCTTGAGACGAAGGATGGTGACGGTCATGGAGTTGTCTTTTATTTCAATCGCGTTCTGATAACCGGCAATGTCGGTCGCAATTATTTCGGCAAACCGTTCCTGTACCAACGCGCGCAAGGCAAAGGACGGTTTTAGCAGGCTTTGGGATCGACGGCGCAGCGCGTGGTGTTGTGCGTGGAGTGGCTGCTTCGACGTTACGGACAAGAATTCCGAATCGGGACCGTACCGCACATCCCTATCACTTCCGTGTACGGTACGTAAGACGTCTTTCATTGTAGACAGAGTCGAGCCGCGAGGGCGGGACACGGTGCCGTCACTCGTTTCGGATCGACCATCCTCCAGCTCCTGATCCTCGTCGACCAGCTCATCTCCCTCGGAGTGAGTACTGTACGCCAAACTGTTGCGCAGGACAAGCTCACGACGAGTCTCCGCCGGATCCTCTTGAGCTTCCGGAGATCCAAACAGGTGTCGACGAGACTCCGAGTCGACCGACAAACCGGCGCTATTATCGGCGGTCGAATCCTCACAGTCTTCGCCGTCATTGTCCTTATAGACCACCGCCTTTCCGGCTTCGACTGATTGCGTAGGGACGGTATCAAAACCTCGCCTCCGTCGTCGATGTTGTGACACTGTTTCTTTCGCTAGCGCAATTGATTCCTTCAAAGCCAAATCGTGACTCTCACCATTGTGACCGTGGTCGTTCTCGATATCACGCAATTGTTGTCCCCTCATCGCCCGCGCGAGAGCGGCTTGCCGTTCACGCGCCGCCTGGCGCTTGGTCTGTACCAGGTCTTGTCGTAGGGCTCGTTCAATCCGGGAAATGTTGGTGTCGGACAGTCGAATGTAAAAGGCTGCCACCTTGGCCAAGAAGACGCTCATGAACCCCACCGAAAAGGGCAACCACAAGGTACAGAACCAAATGGCGGCTGGGTTGGTGGGATAGTAGTCGCCAAAGCCCACCGTGGTGAGCGACACGACGGCAAAATAGAGGGCTTCCGGCCAGGTCCAGGATTCCAACACGCCAATGACAACGGCTCCAATGAGAACGAGTCCAGTCATGGGGAAAATGACCGACAAGCTCCGACCGAATTCGTCTTGGCGAAAGTAGCGGTAGGCTCGCCGTAGCATGGCCGTCACGGAATCCCAGACCGAGCTGGAATATTCCCACACCATATCGGACGAGAAACTCTCGCTCCGTGTCtcgtggtggtggaggcTCGGGGGGTCCTGGTTGTGGCGCTGGTCACGGACAATGCCGTCCCGGTCCGGCATTTGTGCGTTGCGACGGTTGCCTTCGTCGGCGGCCGCGTGTTGCGCCCGAGCCGCTTCCAAGGCCACGCATTGGTAGACTTGCGCCACCATGATGGTCAGGGTGGCAATACCGACAAAAATGTACGCGACGGTGTAAAGTTGAAAGGCGGCTGTTTCGGGATGCTGCAAGTGCCCGTAGCCTACCGTCGTAATGGTGTATACGCTAAAAAGTAGGGCCTCTTCCAGACTCCAAAAGGGAGCTTGgcgcaaaaagaaaataGTCCCGAGGGTCAGGAGTACGAGCATGAAGATGACGCTGCACAGTGCGGATTGTCGTACGGAATAGTAGCGAGCGCTGTAGCCGACTTGTAGTGATTCCAAAGCACGTTCGTAGTCCTGATCCAGACGCTGACAGAGGGCCAAATCCTGAGCCGACAACACGATTGACGGGAGGCGGGAGCGGGGATTGTCCATGGACCCACGTTGGTCAGCTCGTCGTTGcgaattttgcaaatggtcgaaatcgtcgtcgagaCTCCAGTTACCCGTGACGGTGTCATCGTCTACGGGGGACCAGGCCGTCGATTGGTCGTGACGCTGCGCTGGACGCAACTGGATGATCGACGGCTCCACGACAGTCGTAACGTTTGGTCTaggtcgacgacggcgctGTGCGAGTCGACGTGGTGATGCTTTGTGACGCAAAGCCGGTCCGGTCTTGCCGGCTGTCTCCCGTTCGTCCGAACTCGTGTACGGCGGCGGTTCGGACAAGGACGAGTCCGTTGATGGTCTGCGTCGTACCGATGCGTCTCGATCGCCTTCTACCACAGTCTCACGGATTTCATTCGACGGTGCGTACGGATGCGAGAGTTCCACCGTGACGAGTTCTGATTCTTGCGTCGATTGTGTGGTTGCATTCACCGTCAGCTTGTGTTGGGGCGCGTTGCGATGATCGTCAGAAGTAACACTGGTGGATTCTGGTACCCCCGTCACGGCTCGACTAGTAGTAATAGTGTTATTAGTAGTAGCGGTAGTAGTAGCAACGACGGGAGCATTCGATAAGGGTAGAGGAGCAGTGCTGGCTTGGTGTGTCTTGGGATCCAGCTCGGGATTCTTAAACTGCCGCGGATAATTCCGAGTTGGGTTGGGCTTGTCCATCCTTGCGGTGAAAGAGGGCGTGTGCTTCAGGCAGTCACGTCTCTTTCCAACGCAGTAGTATTAGTAGTAGGACTTGTGAGAGACAGGCAACCTCGGAGGGCGTGCTACAACCAGACTCGCCGAGCTTGCTGTGTGTGGAAAGAGCGTCTCTctctttccgtttcgttccTGCACGGTCCAATCAGATCGTGTATACAGAcacgacaacaacaccaaaTTGCGCTCTACCGACCAAACGTTCGTGTGCCGTGGCGAAACTGGTTGGAATACGCACTGTTTACCAGGCAAAACGGGTTCCGACGTTGTGTctcgccatggtcaaggaACTTCCCACGTCCGATACCGTGTCGCGCGTGTTTCGTGTTCGTCGCCATGCCGGAACACATGTATGTACCCAACAGTAACTGCAAATCGAATTAAATTCCAAATTCCTGTCGTCCCACCGCCAGATTccctctagctagagagggTCCCTTTTCCGATCGAGTCGGTCCGCGGATTTTCCCCGACGGAACGAACGGGCGGGGCGGCGAAACCGCACTCTATCGCCACGTACCGCCCGGTAGTCTTTCTACGTCGGATTCCAATTTCGCACTCGACTAGCAGCGACACGTTCTTCGCGGACGCGCGCCCGGCGTGGCGCGTTGATTTCTACAGCTACCGTTGGAACGGCGGTGATGTGGATGGCCTAGGAACGGCAGCGTGTACCACGAAACCAGATCTCCCATTGGACCATTCAAAGTCTCTCTACCTGCTCGCTCGCTACCCTACGGAAATGAGTTCACCCTGATTtcctacctacctacctaccaCCAAACACTCCGAACATTCAGCGAAAACAGGCCCAAACGCAAACCAACGCGCGGGCGACAACGGCACACAACAAGGCGGCACCAAACTCCCAACACAACCCCCGAAAAAAAGAGGTATAGCCAGCCATCTCCTCCCCCCTTTGGGACACACCTCCGTACTTCTGCACTATGAACTACACTCTCACTACCACGACGCAAgacttcttcgtcgtgcAACGTTGTTGGTTCGATGGCCCCCACGTCAATCCCCCCATTGATTTCCTTCGCTTGCTCACGTTGCCGCAAGCCGAAGCCGTCGCGCTCCAGTCGGCCCACGCCTACGCCGCCCTTCGACAAGCCGTCGTACGCACCATACTCGTGCCACCCTCGTCCCAGCGCGGCAGTGCTTACGCCTACGCTGCCGCCGGGAACCTCTTTTGGGTCCGCAAAGTCGTCGCCACCGTCGCGACGCAGTCCGCTCGCGTCCCAAGCAACCCTAGGAATACCGATGCGGCTAGGGCAGATCCCCCCACCG
The sequence above is a segment of the Phaeodactylum tricornutum CCAP 1055/1 chromosome 10, whole genome shotgun sequence genome. Coding sequences within it:
- a CDS encoding predicted protein — its product is DPEVRAERERVREEQRQETEERRAKKRQAEQALANKHRKLDKEEARKAQARLEYLLQQSSIFAKLQGQRPGDRGRRGKAHHRHGAESNDDSNEEEEADETEVGHVFLTKQPTSIKFGTLKPYQLEALNWMIHLSEKGLNGILADEMGLGKTLQSISVLAYHWEFLRIQGPHLICVPKSTLSNWMNELKRWCPSLRAIKFHGSREEREYMIDNMFHNEAATHDGRRPDRQIMDGSGELIDDNTDTPRPWDVCVTTYEVANAERKTLQKFTWKYLVIDEAHRLKNDASMFSKTVRSFRTSNRLLLTGTPLQNNLHELWALLNFLLPDIFSSADQFDEWFDLEIDDEEAKKNMISQLHKILRPFMLRRLKADVAKGLPPKTETILMVGMSKIQKQLYKKLLLRDLDSITGKVSGKNRTAVLNIVMQLRKCCGHPYLFEGVEDRTLDPLGEHLVENCGKLSMVDKLLKRLKSRGSRVLIFTQMTRVLDILEDFMVMRGYQYCRIDGNTNYDDRESSIDEFNREGTDKFCFLLSTRAGGLGINLQTADTCILYDSDWNPQQDLQAQDRCHRLGQKKPVNVFRLVSENTVEEKIVERAQQKLKLDAMVVQQGRLKDQDKVTKDEIMAAVRFGADTVFRSEESTITDDDIDVILERGAAKTKELAEKIQTRDKGDLLDFRLDGGISAQTFEGVDYSDKDLRDHLRMLAADSMGKRERRPPPTSYNPIIISKKSMVVNNRRIKLPKCLRIPQMEDHHFYNRERLLDLGRLEFETYAALREAGELPPKEFMERKRTLLPDELGQEKLELLAEGFGDWSRSQYYAFVKAAAKYGRDDISGIANELDMPEVEIAAYSKSFWAYGPTELESEWERLVGNIDRGEKKLAKQKKLKSLLAKFVNTFENPRDDMVFANKGTTPFALEQDRALLSAVDKHGYGNWDSVREEIRTDGRLKFQHSTQGMTVQAIGKRCDYRMRQMEKE
- a CDS encoding predicted protein, whose protein sequence is MTLPVLARSETALSYAGLLLTGITLVWKTVGLSVIPGFDAIWGSSQYPQRGDRFPNSSATFSFSWDAYYLLLYGIIGCYAQWNALQLTTSQTTWKSTETGTPIRGRKQTTATARQARKYGIFHVIMGVHHTVWSCTRSWGRLGLERFQLPLNYGYLPFTAGSLCCTYHGWKLTQTKAGTGNEDQTTPLDETIRHKTLLDTASILSCIPLFCFLPLNWFPNIERNRTFERNVWMATVWAPGCLFAYDAIYHYYYSSNSDPNHSRSNETNKESKLE
- a CDS encoding predicted protein, with protein sequence MDKPNPTRNYPRQFKNPELDPKTHQASTAPLPLSNAPVVATTTATTNNTITTSRAVTGVPESTSVTSDDHRNAPQHKLTVNATTQSTQESELVTVELSHPYAPSNEIRETVVEGDRDASVRRRPSTDSSLSEPPPYTSSDERETAGKTGPALRHKASPRRLAQRRRRPRPNVTTVVEPSIIQLRPAQRHDQSTAWSPVDDDTVTGNWSLDDDFDHLQNSQRRADQRGSMDNPRSRLPSIVLSAQDLALCQRLDQDYERALESLQVGYSARYYSVRQSALCSVIFMLVLLTLGTIFFLRQAPFWSLEEALLFSVYTITTVGYGHLQHPETAAFQLYTVAYIFVGIATLTIMVAQVYQCVALEAARAQHAAADEGNRRNAQMPDRDGIVRDQRHNQDPPSLHHHETRSESFSSDMVWEYSSSVWDSVTAMLRRAYRYFRQDEFGRSLSVIFPMTGLVLIGAVVIGVLESWTWPEALYFAVVSLTTVGFGDYYPTNPAAIWFCTLWLPFSVGFMSVFLAKVAAFYIRLSDTNISRIERALRQDLVQTKRQAARERQAALARAMRGQQLRDIENDHGHNGESHDLALKESIALAKETVSQHRRRRRGFDTVPTQSVEAGKAVVYKDNDGEDCEDSTADNSAGLSVDSESRRHLFGSPEAQEDPAETRRELVLRNSLAYSTHSEGDELVDEDQELEDGRSETSDGTVSRPRGSTLSTMKDVLRTVHGSDRDVRYGPDSEFLSVTSKQPLHAQHHALRRRSQSLLKPSFALRALVQERFAEIIATDIAGYQNAIEIKDNSMTVTILRLKAVADKWCVPRRARKAFRAVAFETLYFVGEHDLIVEGADALFALSPLEFHSLFAPLVAALGDATTMETWLEQTQVLADVDLISRDERVSQSMQEQRSRRRPRRLGRNDWGDVEEDGIIKGEERLYRTTDKSTRGNAAIPGSELHLT